The following proteins are co-located in the Microbacterium sp. SORGH_AS_0888 genome:
- a CDS encoding sigma-70 family RNA polymerase sigma factor, protein MAEEPHELVRRVAELYPRVAPELARYARRLGVAPSDVDDLVADAFHRVLSMPPERAADVVDLRPYLFAVTRNLAMRVLRSRQQETVAPNEHLDLPVAISDAVSAEETVALARRAFDALTELDRRVIWLMTVEDRSASEVGALLGMSPTNVTTRAQRARERLRTNYLTAFLAQSSVSCGIPVELIAKHVTGTIGRREEKRFRLHALECRDCVVLVGRAREEMRSGSLLGILVIGGIALGYPVWSPPHPAAAAEERTAKTSAARRTLVSASGVLALTALLSSALIDTAPPGDSGTVLDAIEPDAPRDDAHMIEAEPARVHLQMPAPGERAGWSSRVRNTSGATVGIALVLGDVSADPALAHDLAASIRVDGVPTVPTTTLGAITGHVIYLGTVPKGAAVDVEGVLDRARSSTARDGGMALTARFIASASPEMLTADGDGAAGPLIDIRTWNLAETGSPPTWPLLLGGTTVALVGAVLTIRARAGSRRERRRV, encoded by the coding sequence GTGGCAGAGGAACCCCACGAGCTCGTCCGACGCGTCGCCGAGCTGTATCCCCGTGTCGCTCCGGAGCTCGCCCGGTACGCCCGCCGTCTCGGCGTCGCGCCGAGCGATGTCGACGACCTCGTCGCCGACGCCTTCCATCGCGTCCTGTCGATGCCTCCGGAGCGGGCGGCCGACGTGGTCGATCTCCGGCCCTATCTGTTCGCCGTGACGCGCAACCTCGCGATGCGGGTGCTCCGATCCCGTCAGCAGGAGACGGTGGCGCCGAACGAGCACCTCGATCTCCCGGTCGCGATCTCGGATGCGGTGAGCGCGGAGGAGACCGTGGCGCTCGCCCGCCGGGCCTTCGACGCGCTCACCGAGCTCGACCGGCGCGTGATCTGGCTCATGACGGTGGAGGATCGCAGCGCGAGCGAGGTGGGCGCTTTGCTCGGGATGAGTCCGACGAACGTCACCACGAGGGCGCAGCGTGCGCGCGAACGCCTGCGGACGAACTACCTCACCGCGTTCCTCGCACAGAGCTCGGTCTCCTGCGGGATCCCGGTGGAGCTGATCGCGAAGCACGTCACGGGGACCATCGGCCGACGTGAGGAGAAGAGGTTCCGGCTCCACGCGCTCGAGTGCCGCGACTGCGTCGTGCTCGTGGGGCGCGCGCGGGAGGAGATGCGCAGCGGATCGCTGCTCGGAATCCTCGTCATCGGGGGCATCGCCCTGGGGTACCCGGTGTGGTCTCCGCCGCATCCGGCCGCCGCGGCGGAGGAACGCACCGCGAAGACCTCCGCCGCCCGCAGAACGCTCGTCTCGGCGTCCGGGGTGCTCGCCCTGACCGCGCTCCTCAGCTCGGCACTGATCGACACCGCGCCGCCGGGCGACTCGGGAACCGTTCTCGACGCGATCGAGCCGGACGCACCGCGCGACGACGCGCACATGATCGAGGCCGAGCCTGCCCGCGTGCACCTGCAGATGCCCGCCCCGGGCGAGCGGGCGGGCTGGAGCTCCCGCGTTCGCAACACCTCCGGCGCGACGGTCGGGATCGCGCTCGTCCTGGGCGACGTCAGCGCAGATCCTGCGCTCGCACACGACCTGGCCGCGTCGATCCGCGTGGACGGCGTTCCCACCGTGCCCACGACCACCCTCGGCGCGATCACGGGGCACGTGATCTACCTCGGCACCGTCCCGAAGGGAGCGGCCGTCGATGTCGAGGGGGTGCTGGACCGCGCACGATCCAGCACCGCACGGGACGGGGGGATGGCGTTGACGGCACGGTTCATCGCCTCGGCGTCACCGGAGATGCTCACTGCCGACGGCGACGGCGCGGCCGGTCCCCTCATCGACATCCGCACCTGGAACCTGGCCGAGACGGGGAGCCCGCCGACGTGGCCGCTGCTCCTGGGCGGCACGACGGTCGCGCTCGTCGGCGCCGTGCTCACCATCCGGGCACGAGCGGGTTCGCGTCGAGAGCGACGGAGGGTCTGA
- a CDS encoding FHA domain-containing protein, giving the protein MSQLTLLLLQIGFLVLLWFFVFAVVYALRADVFGVRARKLPEAAASAPAITTPPTASPGAPTAPVSAAPRAKKAAKGGKATTENAHRIVITSGPKAGLELPLGTEPLTIGRSSESGLVIRDDYTSSHHARLMLWGEQWMLQDLDSTNGTWHNGVRVSAPVPILLGAPIKVGATTFELQD; this is encoded by the coding sequence ATGAGCCAGCTGACCCTCCTCCTGCTCCAGATCGGCTTCCTGGTGCTGCTCTGGTTCTTCGTGTTCGCCGTCGTCTACGCACTGCGCGCCGACGTCTTCGGGGTCCGCGCCCGCAAGCTCCCCGAGGCCGCGGCCTCGGCTCCGGCCATCACGACGCCGCCGACCGCGTCGCCCGGTGCGCCGACGGCGCCCGTGAGCGCAGCCCCGCGGGCCAAGAAGGCCGCGAAGGGCGGCAAGGCGACGACGGAGAACGCGCACCGCATCGTCATCACCAGCGGGCCCAAGGCAGGGCTCGAGCTGCCGCTGGGCACCGAGCCGCTCACGATCGGCCGATCGAGCGAGTCGGGTCTCGTGATCCGCGACGACTACACCTCGAGCCATCATGCGCGGCTGATGCTGTGGGGCGAGCAGTGGATGCTGCAGGACCTGGACTCGACCAACGGCACGTGGCACAACGGCGTGCGCGTGAGCGCCCCGGTGCCGATCCTGCTCGGCGCGCCCATCAAGGTGGGCGCGACGACCTTCGAGCTGCAGGACTGA
- a CDS encoding HNH endonuclease family protein, producing MSLLAAMLLATAVFCAGLLAIPRGGEAHGAPTALSALGALEIKGRAPQTGYERAEFGERWRDLDRNGCDTRNDILARDLSDVVRSGSCTVASGTLHDPYTGADIAFVRGQGTSDRVQIDHVVALSDAWQTGAQRLTPARRAEFANDPLNLLAVSGAANGQKRDGDAATWLPADKGFRCAYVARQIAVKTTYLLWVTPAEHDAMARVLETCPAQPLPG from the coding sequence ATGTCACTGCTGGCCGCGATGCTTCTGGCCACGGCCGTGTTCTGCGCCGGCCTCCTCGCGATCCCGAGGGGAGGGGAGGCGCACGGAGCCCCGACCGCGCTCAGCGCGCTCGGGGCGCTCGAGATCAAAGGGCGGGCTCCGCAGACGGGCTACGAGCGCGCCGAGTTCGGCGAGCGCTGGCGGGACCTCGACCGGAACGGGTGCGACACACGCAACGACATCCTCGCTCGCGATCTGAGCGACGTCGTCCGCTCCGGCTCCTGCACCGTCGCCTCCGGCACGCTGCACGATCCCTACACGGGCGCCGATATCGCCTTCGTCCGAGGCCAGGGCACCTCGGACCGCGTGCAGATCGACCACGTGGTGGCGCTGTCGGACGCGTGGCAGACCGGCGCGCAGCGCCTCACCCCCGCGCGACGAGCCGAGTTCGCGAACGATCCGCTCAACCTGCTCGCCGTCAGCGGTGCGGCCAACGGACAGAAGCGCGACGGCGATGCGGCGACCTGGCTGCCTGCCGACAAGGGCTTCCGCTGCGCGTACGTCGCGCGGCAGATCGCCGTCAAGACGACCTACCTCCTGTGGGTGACGCCGGCGGAGCACGACGCCATGGCGCGCGTCCTGGAGACCTGCCCCGCACAGCCACTCCCGGGATGA
- a CDS encoding helix-turn-helix domain-containing protein, with product MEARDADGRFARGDARRGQIIRAALREFGRKGYDATRIADIAAAAGVTDAGVLHHFSSKRELFLAVAEHREAVQYGAVAIPPATFREFLDATLEMVRRSVEDPDLVRFRVMLSAAYRAEGSPVSGRDTFLLSAALDWLRPTIARAIDAGELASWVDPEQLTLEVIALNDGIRNQWAALPDRVDYPRVLAAAYDGLYERARAR from the coding sequence GTGGAGGCGCGCGATGCGGACGGACGGTTCGCCCGTGGTGATGCCCGTCGTGGGCAGATCATCCGGGCGGCTCTGAGGGAGTTCGGCCGCAAGGGCTATGACGCGACACGCATCGCCGACATCGCGGCAGCGGCCGGCGTCACGGATGCCGGCGTCCTGCACCACTTCTCGTCGAAGCGCGAGCTCTTCCTCGCCGTCGCAGAGCATCGTGAGGCGGTCCAGTACGGCGCGGTGGCAATTCCGCCCGCGACCTTCCGCGAGTTCCTCGATGCGACGCTCGAGATGGTGAGGCGCTCGGTAGAGGACCCCGATCTGGTGCGCTTCCGTGTCATGCTCAGCGCCGCCTACCGTGCGGAGGGCAGCCCCGTGTCGGGCCGAGACACGTTTCTCCTGAGCGCGGCGCTGGACTGGTTGCGCCCGACCATCGCGCGCGCGATCGACGCCGGCGAGCTCGCGTCGTGGGTCGACCCGGAACAGCTGACGCTCGAGGTCATCGCCCTGAACGACGGCATCCGGAACCAGTGGGCCGCCCTCCCCGACCGCGTCGACTACCCGCGCGTGCTCGCCGCGGCCTATGACGGGCTGTACGAGCGGGCTCGGGCCCGCTGA
- a CDS encoding molybdenum cofactor biosynthesis protein MoaE: MAQGRGSHDVADLEEDSEPIPVPRLAVISHGPLDIDAHLRHVEEPSIGAVVTFVGRVRDHDPDAAGAVTMLEYSAHPDAEEVLARLAVHAAGDTGVLVAVSHRVGRLAVGDLAVVIAVGAAHRAAAFDVCRTLIESIKTDLPIWKRQIQSDGTATWQGLGG, translated from the coding sequence ATGGCACAGGGAAGGGGCTCGCACGACGTGGCAGACCTCGAGGAAGACAGCGAACCGATCCCGGTGCCCCGTCTCGCCGTCATCAGTCATGGACCGCTCGACATCGACGCTCACCTCCGCCATGTCGAGGAGCCTTCGATCGGTGCGGTGGTGACGTTCGTCGGGCGGGTTCGGGACCACGATCCGGATGCTGCGGGCGCCGTCACGATGCTCGAGTACTCCGCGCACCCCGACGCAGAGGAGGTGCTTGCCCGACTGGCCGTGCACGCAGCGGGAGACACCGGGGTACTGGTCGCGGTGAGCCATCGGGTGGGGCGGCTCGCGGTGGGGGATCTCGCCGTCGTCATCGCGGTGGGTGCCGCCCACCGCGCCGCTGCGTTCGATGTCTGCCGAACGCTCATCGAGTCGATCAAGACCGATCTGCCGATCTGGAAACGGCAGATCCAGTCCGATGGCACCGCGACCTGGCAGGGCCTCGGCGGATGA
- a CDS encoding cold-shock protein, with translation MSTTGTVKWFNSEKGFGFIAPDEGGADVFAHFSAISGNGYRSLEENQRVEFDVEQGPKGLQAANIRAL, from the coding sequence ATGAGCACGACAGGTACGGTCAAGTGGTTCAACTCGGAGAAGGGCTTCGGCTTCATCGCTCCGGATGAGGGCGGCGCCGACGTCTTCGCGCACTTCAGCGCGATCAGCGGCAACGGCTACCGCTCTCTCGAGGAGAACCAGCGCGTCGAGTTCGACGTCGAGCAGGGCCCCAAGGGCCTGCAGGCGGCGAACATCCGCGCGCTGTAA
- a CDS encoding HAD hydrolase-like protein, with amino-acid sequence MTQRSPFSCILWDVDGTLVDASDGILRRLSVTLTHFGLPAPTRAELVHWIGPPLYESFQHHAGMTPEGAADAVTFYRALGKADGYTTDVKLYPGVAELIADLDAAGVPQGTASSKPEVQVAALMAHFGLAEHLAAITGATPDEKTLANKADIVAEALRRMQAAGADVSRPVLIGDRHHDVDGGTANGVPVIFVRWGFSWPHEADGAQAAVDDVAQLRALLLLTDDPS; translated from the coding sequence GTGACTCAGCGCTCTCCGTTCTCGTGCATCCTGTGGGATGTCGACGGCACACTCGTCGACGCCTCCGACGGGATCCTCCGCCGGCTCAGCGTGACCCTCACGCACTTCGGGCTCCCGGCACCCACCCGTGCGGAGCTGGTGCACTGGATCGGACCGCCCCTGTACGAGTCGTTCCAGCATCACGCCGGCATGACGCCCGAGGGCGCCGCGGACGCCGTCACCTTCTACCGGGCGCTCGGCAAGGCCGATGGGTACACGACCGACGTGAAGCTCTACCCCGGCGTGGCCGAGCTGATCGCCGACCTCGACGCGGCAGGCGTCCCGCAGGGGACCGCCAGCTCGAAGCCCGAGGTCCAGGTCGCGGCGCTCATGGCGCACTTCGGACTGGCCGAGCACCTCGCGGCCATCACGGGCGCAACCCCCGACGAGAAGACTCTCGCGAACAAGGCCGACATCGTCGCCGAGGCGCTGCGACGGATGCAGGCGGCCGGCGCGGACGTCTCCCGGCCGGTCCTGATCGGCGACCGTCACCACGACGTCGACGGCGGGACCGCCAACGGAGTGCCAGTCATCTTCGTGCGGTGGGGCTTCAGCTGGCCGCACGAGGCCGACGGCGCGCAGGCGGCCGTCGACGACGTCGCACAGCTGCGGGCTCTCCTGCTCCTGACCGACGACCCGTCCTGA
- a CDS encoding bifunctional lysylphosphatidylglycerol flippase/synthetase MprF, translated as MTDAARPRRSPLALTRRIPATLTIVAAFLLVGALTAALWRPFAGGDLWHALAYGLPALEEGRWWTPVTGTFFASQPWIYPVVIAGFWGMAYLELRRGWKVALAYFAGGQLFSVLGAALLIWLLAATGWPWAVTQASMLDVGPSGGVMACIAAAIALFVQPWRVRAWIVLLAFVFVTMVFWGSIDDVEHILAVLLVLFVDRSLRIQRTTLREQRLIAFVSLSVFAVMEIIVLLVSTQGPFGSSGPAEGWSWDVALDVAVIVALANGLRRGRRWAWVLAIILAALNIALAAVLALAVAVFGFADTDATFEGGVTLALATGVLWVLLLFYLVWVRKAFRAHRKADIGHPPAPDAAEARAMLHAHGGGTLSWMTTWDGMHYARVGSGIVAYQRRVGVALALADPLGPEAERAHAVAEFVADAERSGLVPCFFSASEATRAAVPDDWRSLIVADDTIVDLPGLEFTGKAWGSIRTSLNRAEREGMSFRLTHLRDESWGVRAQLHAISDSWVGDKGLPEMGFTLGTLTEAKDPEVRLALAVAPNGDVDGFLSWLPIYGAEGTIHGWTLDLMRRREGGFGPVMEYLIGSSAKTFSDEGAHIMSLSGAPLAHDYPEGAGIIADLSSRLADSLEPLYGFQSLHRFKQKFHPRFETMYLLYRDESDLTRIGLALTRAFLPTATVGQLAGAGLEIVRGGS; from the coding sequence ATGACGGATGCCGCCCGCCCCCGCCGGAGCCCGCTCGCGCTGACGCGACGCATCCCCGCGACCCTCACCATCGTCGCGGCCTTCCTCCTGGTCGGTGCGCTCACGGCCGCGCTCTGGCGTCCCTTCGCCGGGGGAGATCTGTGGCACGCCCTCGCCTACGGACTGCCTGCGCTTGAGGAGGGGCGCTGGTGGACGCCCGTGACGGGTACCTTCTTCGCCTCGCAGCCGTGGATCTATCCGGTCGTGATCGCGGGATTCTGGGGCATGGCCTACCTCGAGCTCCGACGCGGCTGGAAGGTCGCCCTCGCGTACTTCGCAGGCGGTCAGCTGTTCTCCGTGCTCGGGGCGGCCCTCCTGATCTGGCTGCTCGCGGCCACGGGCTGGCCGTGGGCGGTGACCCAGGCGTCGATGCTCGACGTCGGCCCCTCCGGAGGCGTCATGGCCTGCATCGCGGCGGCCATCGCCCTCTTCGTCCAGCCCTGGCGGGTCCGTGCGTGGATCGTGCTGCTCGCGTTCGTCTTCGTCACGATGGTGTTCTGGGGCAGCATCGACGACGTCGAGCACATCCTCGCGGTGCTGCTCGTCCTGTTCGTCGACCGTTCCCTGCGCATCCAGCGCACGACGCTGCGGGAGCAGCGACTCATCGCCTTCGTCTCGCTGTCCGTGTTCGCGGTGATGGAGATCATCGTGCTGCTGGTCTCCACGCAGGGCCCGTTCGGATCCTCCGGCCCGGCCGAGGGGTGGTCGTGGGACGTCGCGCTCGACGTCGCCGTGATCGTCGCGCTCGCCAACGGCCTGCGCCGCGGACGCCGGTGGGCATGGGTGCTGGCGATCATCCTCGCTGCCCTGAACATCGCTCTCGCCGCGGTCCTCGCGCTCGCGGTCGCGGTCTTCGGCTTCGCGGACACCGACGCCACCTTCGAGGGCGGCGTGACCCTGGCGCTGGCGACGGGCGTGCTCTGGGTGCTGCTGCTCTTCTACCTCGTCTGGGTGCGCAAGGCCTTCCGAGCACACCGCAAGGCGGACATCGGGCACCCGCCCGCACCGGATGCGGCCGAGGCACGCGCGATGCTGCACGCGCACGGCGGCGGCACGCTGTCGTGGATGACCACGTGGGACGGCATGCACTACGCCCGCGTGGGATCGGGCATCGTCGCATACCAGCGGCGCGTCGGCGTCGCGCTCGCCCTCGCCGACCCGCTCGGCCCGGAGGCGGAGCGGGCCCACGCGGTCGCGGAGTTCGTGGCGGACGCCGAGCGCTCGGGTCTCGTCCCCTGCTTCTTCAGCGCGAGCGAGGCGACGCGCGCGGCCGTCCCCGACGACTGGCGGAGCCTCATCGTCGCGGACGACACGATCGTCGATCTGCCGGGCCTGGAGTTCACCGGGAAGGCATGGGGCAGCATCCGGACCTCCCTCAATCGCGCGGAGCGCGAGGGGATGTCGTTCCGTCTGACCCACCTGCGCGACGAGAGCTGGGGCGTGCGTGCCCAGCTCCACGCGATCTCCGACAGCTGGGTCGGGGACAAAGGGCTGCCGGAGATGGGTTTCACGCTGGGGACCCTGACGGAGGCGAAGGATCCGGAGGTGCGGCTCGCGCTGGCCGTCGCCCCCAACGGCGATGTCGACGGATTCCTCTCGTGGCTGCCGATCTACGGCGCAGAGGGAACGATCCACGGCTGGACGCTCGACCTCATGCGGCGTCGCGAGGGCGGCTTCGGGCCCGTCATGGAGTACCTCATCGGCTCGTCGGCCAAGACGTTCTCCGACGAGGGTGCCCACATCATGTCGCTGTCGGGCGCGCCCCTCGCCCACGACTACCCGGAAGGCGCCGGGATCATCGCCGACCTGAGCTCACGACTCGCCGACTCGCTCGAGCCCCTCTACGGGTTCCAGTCGCTGCACCGGTTCAAGCAGAAGTTCCATCCGCGGTTCGAGACGATGTACCTGCTCTATCGCGACGAGAGCGACCTCACCCGCATCGGCCTCGCTCTCACGCGGGCCTTCCTGCCCACCGCGACCGTGGGGCAGCTCGCCGGCGCGGGCCTCGAGATCGTTCGCGGCGGCTCCTGA
- a CDS encoding DUF3662 and FHA domain-containing protein, giving the protein MGLLDSFERGLERAVNGAFAKTFRSGIQPVEIASALRSELDTNAAVVTRDRILVPNTLTVHLSPGDLERMRGLGSQLNAELDALVQKHARTQRYSFAGPLSIRLVDDPKLSTGQLRVSSQSAGAGRVSWQAVLDIGGRRHPVTGSRTVIGRGSDADITIPDAGTSRRHVEILWDGERAMVRDLGSTNGTKLNGRKVSEAPLPPDSTVTIGRTDIVFRVVAQAAPGPRSEDVTRAFSVREASQWQDPFA; this is encoded by the coding sequence GTGGGACTACTTGACAGCTTCGAGAGAGGTCTGGAGCGCGCCGTCAACGGCGCGTTCGCCAAGACCTTCCGCAGCGGGATCCAACCGGTCGAGATCGCGTCGGCACTCCGCAGCGAGCTCGACACGAATGCCGCGGTGGTCACGCGAGACCGCATCCTGGTGCCGAACACCCTCACGGTGCACCTGTCACCGGGCGACCTCGAGCGCATGCGTGGGCTCGGATCGCAGCTGAACGCGGAGCTCGACGCGCTCGTGCAGAAGCACGCGCGCACGCAGCGGTACTCCTTCGCCGGCCCCCTCTCGATCCGACTCGTGGACGACCCGAAGCTCTCGACGGGCCAGCTCCGGGTGAGCTCGCAGTCGGCGGGAGCCGGGCGGGTCTCGTGGCAGGCCGTCCTCGACATCGGCGGGCGCCGACACCCGGTCACGGGCTCGCGCACCGTGATCGGCCGGGGGAGCGACGCGGACATCACGATCCCGGACGCCGGAACCAGCCGTCGGCACGTCGAGATCCTCTGGGACGGCGAGCGCGCCATGGTCCGCGACCTCGGCTCCACGAACGGCACCAAGCTCAACGGCCGCAAGGTCTCGGAAGCACCGCTGCCGCCCGACTCGACCGTCACGATCGGCCGCACCGACATCGTGTTCCGCGTCGTCGCGCAGGCCGCTCCCGGGCCCCGGAGCGAAGACGTGACCCGCGCCTTCTCCGTCCGCGAGGCATCCCAGTGGCAGGATCCGTTCGCATGA
- a CDS encoding Lrp/AsnC family transcriptional regulator: MDTSGMADPAKGLRSPGAGASAGVLDDIDRSIVDILADDARITNADLAARIGAAPSTTHARVRALVQRGVLTGFHAGIDHRRLGRGLQAMVGVTLRPGARHDSILAFTEEVRRLPQVLQVFFLGGADDFLVHIAVEDASQLREFVVTHLSAQASVATTRTSIIFEYHRNAVAASFA, from the coding sequence ATGGACACCTCCGGAATGGCCGATCCGGCGAAGGGTCTGCGGAGTCCCGGTGCAGGAGCGTCGGCGGGCGTGCTGGACGACATCGACCGCAGCATCGTCGACATCCTGGCCGACGATGCACGGATCACGAATGCGGACCTGGCCGCACGGATCGGCGCGGCCCCGTCGACGACGCACGCGCGGGTGCGCGCCCTCGTGCAGCGGGGCGTGCTCACGGGCTTCCATGCGGGCATCGACCATCGACGTCTCGGACGTGGACTTCAGGCCATGGTCGGTGTGACTCTGCGGCCGGGTGCGCGCCACGACAGCATCCTGGCCTTCACGGAAGAGGTGCGACGTCTCCCGCAGGTCCTCCAGGTCTTCTTCCTCGGCGGCGCCGACGACTTCCTCGTGCACATCGCCGTCGAGGACGCCTCGCAGCTGCGGGAGTTCGTCGTCACCCATCTGTCGGCCCAGGCGTCGGTCGCCACGACCCGCACGAGCATCATCTTCGAATACCACCGCAACGCCGTCGCCGCATCCTTCGCCTGA
- a CDS encoding Stp1/IreP family PP2C-type Ser/Thr phosphatase — protein sequence MVFQGSSAALSHTGKVRSNNQDSGYAGSNLFVVADGMGGHAGGDVASGLAIARLADLDRPFVSTTEAEHALQQAITETAGDIIDTVRTRPELAGMGTTVSALLMVDDYAVIAHIGDSRIYLFRDGALTQITTDHTFVQRLVDSGRITPEEARYHPRRSVLMRVLGDMDPDPEVDTFIMPTQPGDRWLLCSDGLSGVIDDTHTAKALAAGNAPARTADHLLKQALDAGAPDNVTIVIVDVGGHHPVFSGTPAIVGSASNPSGIEVPAARSGRSSWLHPGRQAANEPTHFEPAPEFLEELIEEDRRRARRRRVAWFVGFALVLAAIAGALAVGYNWTQTRYYVGADDDSVVIYRGVQQSIGPISLSTPYQDTGILLADLAPFDRTAVEGTISARSLADAEAIVDRLTRERSSG from the coding sequence ATGGTCTTCCAGGGCTCGAGCGCTGCGCTCTCGCACACCGGCAAGGTGCGCTCGAACAATCAGGACTCCGGCTACGCCGGGTCCAACCTGTTCGTCGTCGCCGACGGCATGGGAGGCCACGCGGGCGGGGATGTCGCCTCCGGCCTCGCAATCGCGCGGCTCGCGGACCTGGACCGCCCGTTCGTCTCGACGACCGAGGCCGAGCACGCGCTGCAGCAGGCGATCACCGAGACGGCCGGCGACATCATCGACACGGTCCGCACCCGACCCGAGCTCGCCGGAATGGGAACGACCGTCAGCGCCCTGCTCATGGTCGACGACTACGCCGTCATCGCCCACATCGGCGACTCCCGCATCTACCTGTTCCGCGACGGCGCGCTGACCCAGATCACGACCGACCACACCTTCGTGCAGCGGCTGGTCGACTCGGGCCGGATCACACCGGAGGAGGCTCGCTACCACCCGCGGCGATCGGTGCTCATGCGCGTGCTCGGCGACATGGACCCCGATCCCGAGGTCGACACGTTCATCATGCCGACCCAGCCGGGCGACAGGTGGCTGCTCTGCTCCGACGGCCTCTCCGGCGTGATCGACGACACCCACACCGCGAAGGCGCTCGCTGCCGGCAACGCCCCCGCCCGCACGGCCGATCACCTGTTGAAGCAGGCGCTGGATGCCGGAGCGCCCGACAACGTGACGATCGTCATCGTGGACGTGGGCGGCCACCATCCCGTCTTCTCCGGCACCCCCGCCATCGTGGGGTCGGCCTCGAACCCCTCGGGCATCGAGGTCCCCGCCGCACGGTCCGGCCGGTCGTCGTGGCTGCATCCGGGGCGTCAGGCGGCGAACGAGCCGACCCACTTCGAGCCCGCGCCCGAGTTCCTCGAGGAGCTCATCGAGGAGGACAGGCGGCGCGCCAGACGGCGCCGTGTCGCCTGGTTCGTCGGGTTCGCCCTCGTGCTCGCCGCGATCGCCGGGGCACTGGCGGTCGGCTACAACTGGACCCAGACCCGCTACTACGTCGGTGCCGACGACGACTCCGTCGTGATCTACCGCGGGGTCCAGCAGAGCATCGGCCCGATCTCGCTGTCGACGCCGTACCAGGACACGGGCATCCTCCTCGCCGACCTCGCGCCGTTCGATCGGACCGCCGTCGAGGGGACGATCTCGGCGCGCTCGCTGGCCGATGCCGAGGCGATCGTGGACCGCCTCACTCGCGAGAGGAGCAGCGGATGA
- the ald gene encoding alanine dehydrogenase, which produces MRIGIPTEIKNNEKRVAITPAGVDALASRGHRVLIQAGAGEGSRIDDSDYAAAGATIASDAADVWGEADLVVKVKEPIAPEYGYLRENLTLFTYLHLAADRPLTDALLAAGTTAVAYETVQLGDRSLPLLTPMSEVAGRLSITVGSHTLMSAHGGRGTLLGGVPGTPRADVVVIGGGVAGEHAAANALGLGARVTVLDVSLPRLRELEHRYGGALQTRHSTRYAVAEAVAQADLVIGSVLIPGAAAPKLVTDEMVAGMKPGSVLVDIAIDQGGCFEGSHPTTHDAPTFAVHDSLYYCVANMPGAVPATSTQALTNATLPYVLAVADAGWDTAASRDAALAKGLNVRSGVVTNPGVAAAFPDAPTD; this is translated from the coding sequence ATGAGGATCGGCATTCCGACCGAGATCAAGAACAACGAGAAGCGCGTCGCCATCACGCCGGCGGGCGTCGACGCGCTCGCGTCGCGCGGACACCGCGTGCTCATCCAGGCGGGGGCAGGCGAGGGCTCCCGCATCGACGACTCCGACTACGCCGCCGCGGGGGCGACGATCGCGTCGGATGCCGCGGACGTCTGGGGGGAGGCGGATCTCGTGGTCAAGGTCAAAGAGCCGATCGCCCCGGAGTACGGCTACCTGCGCGAGAACCTCACGCTGTTCACCTATCTGCACCTCGCGGCCGATCGCCCCCTCACCGACGCACTCCTGGCCGCCGGGACGACGGCCGTCGCCTACGAGACCGTGCAGCTGGGCGACCGGTCGCTCCCGCTGCTCACGCCGATGAGCGAGGTCGCAGGACGTCTGTCGATCACGGTCGGCTCGCACACCCTCATGAGCGCCCACGGGGGCCGGGGAACGCTTCTCGGCGGGGTGCCTGGCACTCCGCGCGCCGACGTCGTCGTGATCGGCGGCGGCGTCGCGGGCGAGCACGCGGCCGCGAACGCCCTCGGGCTCGGCGCTCGGGTCACCGTGCTGGATGTGAGCCTCCCCCGGCTGCGCGAGCTGGAGCACCGCTACGGCGGCGCGCTCCAGACGCGCCACTCGACCCGTTATGCGGTCGCCGAGGCGGTCGCGCAGGCCGACCTGGTGATCGGGTCGGTCCTCATCCCCGGCGCAGCCGCACCCAAGCTGGTCACGGACGAGATGGTCGCGGGGATGAAGCCCGGCTCGGTGCTCGTGGACATCGCGATCGACCAGGGCGGATGCTTCGAGGGCTCGCACCCCACGACCCACGACGCCCCCACCTTCGCCGTCCACGACTCGCTCTACTACTGCGTCGCGAACATGCCGGGCGCCGTCCCGGCGACCTCGACGCAAGCGCTCACCAACGCGACGCTGCCCTATGTCCTGGCAGTGGCGGACGCCGGATGGGACACCGCCGCCTCGCGCGACGCCGCGTTGGCCAAGGGGCTCAACGTCCGTTCGGGCGTTGTCACCAACCCCGGGGTCGCCGCGGCATTCCCCGACGCGCCCACCGACTGA